A single window of Eucalyptus grandis isolate ANBG69807.140 chromosome 1, ASM1654582v1, whole genome shotgun sequence DNA harbors:
- the LOC104449902 gene encoding derlin-1.2: MSTPGEYYRSLPPVSKTYGVACLMTTAALYLGLYNHWTIALEYELVFKRFQVWRLITNFFFLGPFSFSFAFRLIIIAKYGVSLERGPFDKRTADYVWMFIFGALSLLVMAAIPPLYIPFMGPSLVFMIVYIWGREFPNARISIYGVVSLKGFYLPWALLALNLIFGNPLMPDILGMLAGHLYYFLTVLHPLAGGRNLLKTPRWVHKVVAYWGEGFQVNAPVPSDPSAGIAFRGRSHRLGGMATQGSSPEQAQTRDQGPVQQPMPAAEGVAFRGRSYRLGGR; the protein is encoded by the exons ATGTCTACTCCAGGAGA ATACTACCGCTCGCTGCCGCCGGTGAGCAAGACTTATGGAGTAGCATGCCTGATGACAACGGCAGCCCTCTATCTGGGCCTTTACAATCATTGGACTATAGCTCTCGAATATGAACTTGTGTTCAAACGTTTCCAA GTTTGGAGGCTCATCAccaacttcttctttcttgggccATTCTCTTTCTCGTTTGCCTTTCGGCTTATTATAAT AGCAAAATATGGAGTTTCACTAGAGAGGGGTCCATTTGACAAGAGGACAGCTGACTACGTTTGGATGTTCATCTTCGGAGCACTCTCACTTCTA GTAATGGCAGCTATTCCTCCTCTGTATATTCCTTTCATGGGACCTTCCTTAGTCTTCATGATCGTCTACATATGGGGCCGCGAATTCCCAAATGCCCGAATCAGCATTTATGGTGTCGTTTCATTGAAG GGATTCTATCTCCCATGGGCACTGCTAGCACTAAACCTGATTTTTGGAAACCCGTTAATGCCCGATATTCTGGGGATGCTTGCTGGTCATTTGTACTACTTCCTAACAGTACTCCACCCTCTTGCCGGCGGAAGGAACCTCTTGAAGACACCTCGCTGGGT TCACAAAGTAGTAGCGTACTGGGGTGAAGGGTTTCAAGTGAATGCACCGGTACCGAGTGACCCTTCTGCTGGAATTGCCTTCCGCGGACGAAGCCACCGTCTTGGTGGAATGGCAACCCAAGGAAGCAGCCCTGAGCAAGCGCAGACAAGGGATCAAGGGCCGGTGCAGCAGCCTATGCCGGCGGCTGAAGGAGTTGCTTTCCGCGGAAGAAGTTATCGCCTTGGCGGTCGCTAG
- the LOC104431356 gene encoding derlin-1.2-like, protein MSTPGEYYRSLPPVSKTYGVACLMTTAALYLGLYNHWTIALEYELVFKRFQVWRLITNFFFLGPFSFSFAFRLIIIAKYGVSLERGPFDKRTADYVWMFIFGALSLLVMAAIPPLYIPFMGPSLVFMIVYIWGREFPNARISIYGVVSLKGFYLPWALLALNLIFGNPLMPDILGMVAGHLYYFLTVLHPLAGGRNLLKTPRWVHKVVAYWGEGFQVNAPVPSDPSAGIAFRGRSHRLGGMATQGSSPEQAQTRDQGPVQQPMPAAEGVAFRGRSYRLGGR, encoded by the exons ATGTCTACTCCAGGAGA ATACTACCGCTCGCTGCCGCCGGTGAGCAAGACTTATGGAGTAGCATGCCTGATGACAACGGCAGCCCTCTATCTGGGCCTTTACAATCATTGGACTATAGCTCTCGAATATGAACTTGTGTTCAAACGTTTCCAA GTTTGGAGGCTCATCAccaacttcttctttcttgggccATTCTCTTTCTCGTTTGCCTTTCGGCTTATTATAAT AGCAAAATATGGAGTTTCACTAGAGAGGGGTCCATTTGACAAGAGGACAGCTGACTACGTTTGGATGTTCATCTTCGGAGCACTCTCACTTCTA GTAATGGCAGCTATTCCTCCTCTGTATATTCCTTTCATGGGACCTTCCTTAGTCTTCATGATCGTCTACATATGGGGCCGCGAATTCCCAAATGCCCGAATCAGCATTTATGGTGTCGTTTCATTGAAG GGATTCTATCTCCCATGGGCACTGCTAGCACTAAACCTGATTTTTGGAAACCCGTTAATGCCCGATATTCTGGGGATGGTTGCTGGTCATTTGTACTACTTCCTAACAGTACTCCACCCTCTTGCCGGCGGAAGGAACCTCTTGAAGACACCTCGCTGGGT TCACAAAGTAGTAGCGTACTGGGGTGAAGGGTTTCAAGTGAATGCACCGGTACCGAGTGACCCTTCTGCTGGAATTGCCTTCCGCGGACGAAGCCACCGTCTTGGTGGAATGGCAACCCAAGGAAGCAGCCCTGAGCAAGCGCAGACAAGGGATCAAGGGCCGGTGCAGCAGCCTATGCCGGCGGCTGAAGGAGTTGCTTTCCGCGGAAGAAGTTATCGCCTTGGCGGTCGCTAG